TGATATAGACTCATAGAATAATCTCCGGGCGAATAATAATGATAATAAATCTTTATTGGTTCACGTGATAAGCATTTTTAAGAGCTGGGCGTTATCACAGTGAATAAAAATTCTGCTCAATTTGTGTGCGTGACAAGCAGCTAACACTACCGACACAAAAAATTTTTCAAAGTATAAGGGATAGGTAGTGTTTTTGCAGCCTAGTGTTGAAAAACTTAAGGTGATACCCGTCATAACCTTGAGTGATAAGCTATAGCCAAGATATAAAACGGGGTAATGCAATCAACTCCTAATTTTAAACTTATGACGCGACTAGAGCTGAGCGGATGGTATTTAATCGAATAGCCAGTTCATCTTCATGATAGGGCTCATCTTGTAAATTACCCCATACAGGCGACGGCCAAACAGGATCGGTGTGATAACGGCCAATAATGTGCACATGCAACTGATTAACTACGTTACCAATTGCTGCGACATTGAGTTTATCTGGGCTAAAGGCATCTTGTACAACCGATGAAACTAGATTAATTTCTGCCAACAACTGAGTTTGCTGATTTGGATTGAGATCCGTGATCTCCGCAACATCCGCAACCTT
This genomic window from Saccharobesus litoralis contains:
- a CDS encoding HIT domain-containing protein, whose amino-acid sequence is MLKEFSLDPRLQADCFTVAELELSKLLLLDNSQVPWLILVPKVADVAEITDLNPNQQTQLLAEINLVSSVVQDAFSPDKLNVAAIGNVVNQLHVHIIGRYHTDPVWPSPVWGNLQDEPYHEDELAIRLNTIRSALVAS